Proteins from a single region of Thermotoga maritima MSB8:
- a CDS encoding ABC transporter ATP-binding protein: MVVLHSKGGFFLEILKVVDLKKHYGDVKAVDGISFTVERGTVFSFLGPNGAGKTTTVEILEGLRKKDSGEIYYFGERKDVLDRETKRKIGVCLQKSAFFENLTVWETLKLFRGLYGTGLDLKEVMGLFSLENIEKKMVKTLSGGQLQRLAVAVAFINDPEIVFLDEPTTGLDPQARRQIWDTIEHFKNLGKTIFLTTHYMEEAERLSDHVCIIDHGKIIAEGTPSSLISSSGLKTVVEFDCDQDVNVRYLEKKENHYVVETDAPEELIKDLLKNWNVSNIVIRKPNLEDVFLKLTGRDLRE, encoded by the coding sequence ATGGTAGTATTACATTCAAAGGGGGGATTTTTTCTGGAGATTTTGAAAGTCGTTGATCTGAAGAAACACTACGGTGACGTGAAGGCCGTGGACGGGATAAGTTTCACCGTGGAGCGTGGAACTGTTTTCTCCTTTCTTGGACCCAACGGTGCGGGAAAAACCACGACCGTTGAGATACTCGAAGGTCTCAGAAAGAAAGACTCCGGGGAGATCTACTATTTCGGTGAGAGAAAGGATGTCTTGGATAGAGAAACGAAGAGAAAAATTGGTGTGTGTCTCCAGAAAAGTGCGTTTTTTGAAAACCTCACCGTTTGGGAAACCCTCAAATTGTTCCGCGGGCTGTACGGAACGGGATTGGATCTCAAAGAAGTGATGGGATTGTTTTCTCTTGAAAACATAGAGAAAAAAATGGTGAAAACACTCTCTGGGGGCCAGCTTCAGAGACTCGCAGTGGCTGTGGCGTTCATCAACGATCCGGAGATTGTTTTCCTCGACGAACCAACGACAGGTCTTGACCCACAGGCGAGAAGGCAGATATGGGACACCATAGAACACTTCAAAAATCTTGGAAAGACCATCTTTCTCACCACCCATTACATGGAAGAGGCAGAGAGACTATCTGACCACGTCTGCATCATAGACCACGGGAAGATCATAGCAGAAGGAACTCCTTCCTCTCTCATAAGCTCTTCCGGGCTGAAAACCGTCGTCGAGTTTGACTGTGATCAGGACGTGAACGTGAGATACTTGGAGAAAAAAGAGAACCACTACGTTGTGGAAACTGATGCCCCAGAAGAACTCATAAAAGATCTCCTGAAAAATTGGAACGTTTCAAACATCGTGATAAGAAAACCGAATCTTGAAGATGTTTTCCTGAAGCTCACAGGCAGGGATCTCAGAGAATGA